One stretch of Rosistilla oblonga DNA includes these proteins:
- a CDS encoding transglutaminase domain-containing protein, which translates to MSHANAPPNQVASGVEARQPETRMQAILLTAGYGLSAMLLSSAVASPAAVLAAGIGAVAGVWLYRWHVGQSLRNVVPASIGMALIAVGLVGPALLGRWWLVPSLIGIPATLIAIQGMTLAMLAMGVVLLVRSISRSCRAFSMLDPVVMIAAICLRFAAHRNYHWGNPRFLSDWAGIEGYELPTLFVLLGLAALTTGLIANMRRTTGRHAATSVLTLMALFVLLVWIGGRFLRNPTPDFIEPPGGVRPVAASDGSGDAADSGVAGTEGGVAGAGGSGAAGGRGGSGSGDAGSQGGGASGGGAASAPRGAADDDPFPSASSPQHTPQPIALVLLEEDIQPYEKIWYFRQTAVSHFNGKRLVVASDDRFDTDIPSGFSNDEVLIGGIPLPEDMHRIVPMVVNLIADQPRPFALPSMISFAPLPNPDPQYFRQSYRATSCVLTDPVVDEEVYDLYASLFYHDPGDADWDDAVWAHYTKAPDDPRYKALADEIVLKQTTTDLEDDLENSAMIKALSIQRWLEKNTTYSHDPKFEDPHNNPAEQFLFGARHGYCVHIAHASVYLMRSLGIPARIGTGYMVPTERSGKSSSILIQSTDAHAWAEIYLEAAGWVIIDAMPEKIDESTQVPPEPDKTVSQFLADKARKKDQHKKQVQEAVQPPRGFPLRMVHLPWALLAAIALLYAAKAWILLSPRFAADQELIRVTQRATILQLAETGVQREYGETQMEFAARVTSIYPEFAKLTEFHLRQRYGHGSRLARQTCLEVQRRTKRRIRQVSGLPRWIIGRLDPRFWTLLR; encoded by the coding sequence ATGAGTCACGCAAACGCTCCGCCGAACCAAGTTGCCTCTGGCGTCGAAGCACGGCAGCCTGAAACTCGCATGCAGGCGATCCTGTTGACCGCTGGGTATGGCTTGTCGGCGATGCTGCTCAGCTCCGCAGTCGCCAGTCCCGCCGCGGTGCTCGCCGCTGGGATCGGTGCCGTTGCGGGAGTCTGGCTGTACCGCTGGCACGTTGGCCAATCGTTACGCAATGTTGTGCCGGCGTCGATCGGCATGGCGTTGATCGCAGTCGGGTTGGTGGGGCCGGCACTGCTGGGCCGTTGGTGGTTGGTGCCGTCTCTGATTGGCATTCCGGCGACGTTGATCGCGATACAAGGGATGACGCTGGCGATGTTGGCGATGGGCGTCGTGCTGTTGGTTCGATCGATCAGCCGGAGTTGCCGCGCGTTTTCGATGCTCGACCCAGTGGTCATGATCGCGGCGATCTGTCTGCGGTTCGCCGCTCACCGGAACTATCACTGGGGGAACCCGCGGTTCCTCTCCGACTGGGCAGGGATCGAGGGTTACGAACTGCCGACGCTATTCGTCTTGCTTGGACTGGCCGCGCTGACGACCGGGCTGATCGCCAACATGCGACGGACGACGGGACGGCATGCCGCGACGTCGGTTCTGACGCTGATGGCACTGTTCGTTCTGCTGGTGTGGATCGGCGGTCGGTTCTTGCGAAACCCAACGCCCGATTTCATTGAGCCTCCGGGAGGCGTGCGCCCCGTCGCCGCATCCGATGGCAGTGGAGACGCGGCCGATTCCGGTGTCGCGGGAACAGAAGGTGGTGTCGCGGGAGCTGGCGGCTCGGGGGCGGCGGGCGGTCGAGGAGGTTCCGGTTCGGGTGACGCAGGCTCACAGGGAGGCGGTGCTTCGGGGGGCGGAGCCGCTTCGGCGCCGCGAGGAGCGGCCGATGACGATCCGTTTCCCTCGGCCTCGTCCCCGCAGCACACTCCGCAACCGATCGCCTTGGTCCTGCTGGAAGAAGACATTCAGCCCTACGAGAAGATCTGGTACTTTCGTCAGACGGCCGTCAGTCACTTCAACGGCAAGCGGTTGGTGGTGGCGTCCGACGATCGGTTCGACACCGACATTCCCAGCGGCTTTTCCAACGACGAGGTGCTAATCGGCGGGATCCCGCTGCCCGAGGATATGCATCGGATCGTGCCGATGGTCGTCAATCTGATCGCCGACCAACCGCGGCCGTTTGCTCTGCCGAGCATGATTTCGTTTGCTCCGCTGCCGAACCCCGACCCGCAGTACTTTCGTCAGTCCTATCGCGCGACCAGTTGTGTATTGACCGATCCGGTCGTCGACGAGGAGGTCTACGACTTATACGCCAGCTTGTTCTATCACGATCCCGGCGACGCCGACTGGGACGATGCCGTGTGGGCCCACTACACCAAAGCTCCCGACGATCCTCGCTACAAAGCGTTGGCCGATGAGATCGTTCTCAAGCAGACGACAACCGACTTGGAAGACGATCTGGAAAATTCCGCGATGATCAAGGCGTTGTCGATCCAGCGTTGGCTGGAGAAGAACACAACGTATTCGCACGACCCCAAATTCGAAGACCCTCACAACAATCCGGCTGAGCAGTTTCTGTTTGGTGCCCGCCATGGCTATTGCGTTCACATCGCCCACGCTAGCGTCTACCTGATGCGTTCGCTTGGCATTCCGGCGCGGATCGGTACTGGTTACATGGTCCCCACCGAACGTAGCGGCAAGTCGTCATCGATCTTGATTCAATCGACCGATGCGCATGCTTGGGCAGAGATTTATCTGGAGGCCGCGGGTTGGGTGATCATCGATGCGATGCCCGAGAAGATCGACGAGTCGACGCAGGTACCCCCAGAACCAGATAAAACGGTCAGCCAATTCCTGGCCGACAAGGCGAGGAAGAAGGACCAGCATAAGAAGCAGGTCCAAGAAGCGGTCCAGCCGCCGCGTGGCTTTCCGTTGCGGATGGTCCATCTGCCGTGGGCGTTGTTGGCTGCGATCGCGTTGTTGTACGCCGCCAAGGCTTGGATCCTGCTGTCGCCTCGCTTCGCCGCCGATCAGGAACTGATCCGCGTCACCCAGCGGGCAACGATCTTGCAGTTGGCTGAAACGGGAGTGCAGCGAGAGTATGGCGAAACGCAAATGGAGTTTGCCGCGCGGGTGACGTCAATCTATCCGGAGTTTGCCAAGCTGACCGAGTTTCATCTTCGACAACGCTACGGCCACGGCAGTCGACTAGCCCGGCAGACCTGTTTGGAAGTGCAGCGACGAACCAAGCGCCGCATCCGCCAGGTTAGCGGATTGCCGCGATGGATCATCGGTCGCCTGGATCCACGCTTCTGGACGCTGCTGCGCTAA
- a CDS encoding DUF58 domain-containing protein: protein MKRSLRACFDWIPLTARGAVSIVVAGVALRYLALQEHDRLLLAACVGGLFVIAVMALAVLATGLWLRFRNLPVPDRIDAMESVQCETGLTLPLLASIPCVVVNMRWLNCDGVQVDLSRGRDGCHETIRVSQRMQRSEIVRQFEVGDVFGLSSVKFCRTFAQAVRVEPLPAAGCSIAQVRRDQQGDDLVHPNGKPHGDLVEMRHYRPGDPLKLVLWKHYARTRQLLVRQPENSIASMSQTIACFVAGPGDQASAGVARTIVTELKQAGEEILFQADGSAAATDSSAEAIEQIILSADARQSGGGIVAGIGSTIQDHVIKHCVAFVPSQPGTWIDRVVAGQAASQLQIDAIIGVDEPAPPRRHRFFPSWAFHRDPGDMIQLQQVQTVVDRLSAAGISTRIIHRRSGQAWSTAGYRGEVA from the coding sequence GTGAAACGCTCTCTTCGGGCGTGCTTCGACTGGATCCCGCTGACCGCGCGCGGTGCAGTCTCGATTGTCGTGGCCGGAGTCGCGCTGCGGTATCTGGCGCTTCAGGAGCATGATCGTTTGCTGTTAGCGGCTTGTGTGGGCGGGTTGTTTGTGATCGCGGTGATGGCGTTAGCTGTGTTGGCGACCGGACTGTGGTTGCGATTTCGTAATCTGCCGGTTCCCGATCGGATCGACGCGATGGAGTCGGTCCAGTGCGAGACCGGATTGACGCTGCCGTTGCTCGCGTCGATTCCTTGTGTCGTCGTTAATATGCGTTGGTTGAATTGCGACGGCGTGCAGGTCGATTTGTCGCGCGGTCGCGACGGTTGTCACGAAACCATCCGTGTCAGCCAGCGGATGCAGCGCAGCGAGATCGTCCGGCAGTTCGAAGTCGGCGACGTTTTTGGATTGAGCAGCGTGAAGTTTTGCAGAACCTTTGCGCAAGCCGTCCGCGTCGAACCGTTGCCTGCCGCCGGATGCAGCATCGCGCAGGTTCGTCGCGACCAACAGGGCGATGACTTGGTTCATCCCAATGGCAAACCGCATGGCGACCTGGTCGAAATGCGACATTATCGGCCGGGCGATCCCTTGAAATTGGTGCTTTGGAAACACTATGCGCGAACGCGTCAATTGTTGGTTCGGCAACCGGAGAATTCGATCGCCAGCATGTCGCAAACCATCGCGTGTTTTGTTGCGGGGCCTGGCGACCAAGCGTCGGCTGGCGTCGCCCGAACGATCGTGACCGAATTGAAGCAGGCGGGCGAAGAGATCTTGTTCCAAGCGGATGGATCGGCGGCGGCAACCGATAGTTCAGCCGAAGCGATCGAGCAGATCATTCTGTCGGCCGACGCGCGGCAGAGCGGTGGTGGGATCGTCGCGGGGATCGGATCGACGATCCAAGACCATGTGATCAAACATTGCGTCGCGTTTGTTCCGAGCCAACCGGGAACTTGGATCGATCGCGTCGTCGCCGGCCAGGCTGCGTCGCAGTTGCAGATCGATGCGATCATCGGCGTCGATGAACCGGCGCCGCCGCGACGCCATCGCTTCTTTCCCTCGTGGGCGTTTCATCGCGATCCGGGCGACATGATTCAATTGCAGCAAGTGCAGACCGTGGTCGACCGGTTGTCGGCCGCTGGGATCTCGACACGGATCATCCATCGACGCTCGGGGCAAGCGTGGTCGACCGCCGGATATCGAGGAGAGGTCGCATGA